The Limosilactobacillus panis DNA segment GTTAACCCGTCTGGAAAATTATCCGAGAGTTTCCCACTACGTCTGCAGGATAACCCGACTTATGGGACATTTGGCAGGGGCCATGACGAGGAGGAATACCATGAGGGAATCTTTGTTGGTTACCGTTACTATGACCTGCACGAGATGCCCGTCCGTTTTCCATTTGGTCACGGACTCAGCTACACTAGCTTTGCCTACAGCAACCTAACCATTGAGGAAGGGGCTGACACGGTTAAGGTCGGTTTTGACCTCGCCAATACTGGCAAGGTTGCCGGAAAGGAAATTGCCCAGGTCTACGTTGCTAACCAGGTCAGCCGGGTTGAAATGCCGGTCAAGGAGCTGCGTGAATTCACGAAGGTTGCCCTTGAGCCAGGAGAAAGTAAACATGTGACCCTGATACTTCCACGGCGGGCATTTGCTTACTACAACGTTGCCAAGCAGCAGTGGGAAGCTGATAATGGTCAATATAAGATCATGGTTGGTTCTTCTTCACGCGATATTCGACTGTCAACGACCTTCACGTTGACGATTGGGACTAACCTGGCGAGTGAGGTAACTGTTAATACTTACGTCGTTGACCTCTGGGCTAACCAGGATCCACATGTTCAAAAAGCCCTCAAGGATTCGGGACTGTACGAAATCCTGGCCCCGATGATGAAGGACGAGAAGTGGGTTGCCATTTCGGCAAATATTCCTCTGCGGTCATTGTCCGCAATGGGCATTGACGAAAAGATCCGTAGGGCCTTCTTTAAGGCACTAAAGTAGTTCCTTAACTAAAGCAAAAAGGATGAAGCTGGGGGGATCCAACTTCATCATTTTTTGTACAATCAATTTTCATGCCTTTACGGCTACTCCTTCGTGATGTTTACTTATTGCCATGCCAGAGCGGAATACGGATATTAAGGGCAAGGACAGCAACGATAACGAGTACTGAGCCGATAATATCCGCACCAGTCATATGGAGGTTAAAAATCAAGACAGATCCAATCGTCGCGGAGAGCGGCTCGAAGGCGTCCATCAAGCTAAACGTTGTGGCGTCAATATACTTGAGGGCGTTGTTGGCAAGCTGGAAAGGGATTAGGGTCCCGATAATCAGAACTCCTAGCCAGCAGATCCAGATCACTGGCATGTCAGGAATATGTGGCTGGGCAGGGTGGATAGCCAGCAGGACAATACCGGCAAAAAGGAGCCCCCAACCGGTGATGACCAAGGAAGGTACCCGGTTAGTCCGTAACATGTTCTGCGGAATCAGGGTGTTAGTGGCAACTCCGACTGCGGACAGGAGCCCCCAGAAAAGGATCATTGGGGTAACCGCCAGTTGGTTGAAGTGTCCGTGGGTAGCGATGGTGAGGACCCCTAAAAAGGCAATCACCGCGCAGATGACTTCGATTCGCCGTGGTGGAATGTGTCTAAAAAGCGCCTGGTAGGCGATAATAAAGAAGGGCCCCACAAATTGCAGGATGGTGGCAATCGATGCGTTTCCGTACTGGACTACCATGAAGTAACAGAACTGGACCGGTAGGAGGCCAAAGATGCCGTATGAAAAGATGACCCAGGCGTCGTGGGGGTGTTTAAATATCTGGAAGGGATGATCGCCGTGAAGCTGGCTGAACAGGATAAGAATTATTCCTGCGGCGGTCATCCGACTTTGGGTTAGCCAAAGGGAGGTCACCGAACTGGAAGCGTTGAAGATTCCCTTGGCAAACAGACCGGAGATTCCCCAAAATGTACAGGCGGTGATCACCATTGCAATCCCCAAAACTTTTTTATTTCTCATTGCAAATCCACTTTCTACTAAAAATTTCACACATTGATTATTTTAACATACTAAAAAAGCAGCAGAGCCCTGAAAAAGGCTTGCTACGGTTAATTATTGAAAGTTTTTAGTAGTTTCGTTATTGTTTGGTGCTGAGTTTTGGGGCTGTGGACGGTCAGAATAGAGTTTTTTAACTGCCTGTACGTCGCGGGGCTGAATTGAGTAGAAGGAGCCCGCTGGCTGCATGACCGAAGCGGCGTCCGAGTGTTGGAGCCCGATAGCATGGCCCAGTTCGTGTTCAGCGGTATTAATAATTCGTTGCTGAGAGTAGCCGTAGGTCGGGTTCAAGAGGTAACCGGCGTTGAGGTTAACGTCCGCATGGAGGATATAACCGGTCGTAGCGTCCATCTTGGTGTCGGTTAGTCCAGCGGCACCGTCGCTTTGCTCACTGATCGCGGTGACGACGATGTCCGCTTCATTCTTGTTATTTGTTTGGTGGAAGGTAAAGGCGCCGGTCTGATTCCACTGGCTAATTGCGCTTTCGGTGGCACTGCGGAGGACCGGATTTGATAAGTCAACATAGACGGTGGCGCTTGGTTGGGTCCACCGGGCACCGTTTACCAGGGTATCGCTTTCCTTCTCCTGGTCAATCGGTTTAGTGACGGCGATTGGCTTTTTACCCATGAGGCGGTTAATACCATTTTGAATAAAGACCTCAGTCTGCTGGGTACCAATGTTCAACGCTGTTTGAAATGCGGGACTGCTCTGGTAAACGCTAATCATCCAGGTGAAGAGGATTAAGTAGAGCAGGACAAGCAAAAAGTGTGGCCTCTTGATTGTGTTCATCTCCTTAACGCTGACATTTTATGAAAGAACTGACAATTAGTCTATCGGTTTGCATAGCTTTTTACAAATTATTAAAAAAGTACGGCATGAAGGGACAAGCTGCGGTATAATATCACTGAAATTTTAAGGGAGGGTTTGTAATGGCGACCGTGTTTGAAGTCCATGTTAAGTTGAGTTGGGGACCAGAAAAAGATTACTTAGTAGCAAATGATGTTGAGCCGGGGCTGGCACACCGCCTGGCGACAAGAGAAAACTGGCAAGAAGTGATGGTTGACGCCTTGATCAATGTCCCCGTAGCCCCGTACCTACCAGATAACACGGTTCTACCACCGATGGCAACAGCCAAGGTAATTAGTGTACGGGCCGTTGACGACACCGATCCGGCTGTTGTAGACCTGCAGCGGACACGGAGCCAGTTTATCATGGCAGCGGTATGGCAAAAGCAGGATGAGAACGCGGACTATAACTACTTACGTCACGACTATGTTCCAGAGACCCAGGAACAGATTAAGGCGGACGTTGCTTACTGGAAGAACGGTACGCAGACGCCAGCTGTTGTAGCAAAGACGAAGGCCCGGATTGCCAAGCAGGAGCAGGAATACGCCGCGGCTAAAAAATAAATTAAAAAAACTATTGACTAGTTCGGTATTTCTTAGTATAGTAATTACTGTTGTTAAGCAACGTAATTGGGCATTCGCCAAACTGGTAAGGCAGTGGACTCTGAATCCATAATTTACTGGTTCGAGACCAGTATGCCCAATCTTTTTATTTATGAAGCCTTGTAAGGATAATGTTTGTCCTCACAAGGCTTTTTTATTTCCCGGGACATTTCGATATGGTGTATGATAGGAAATAATTAGAAGCAGGAAGGGCTGAGGAAAATGAAAATTGGCTTTATCGGTACTGGTGTGATGGGGACTGGAATCATCAACAACCTCTTAAAACATGGTAATGACGTAACGGTTTATAACCGGACCAAGGCACACGCCCAGGCTGTCCTTGACCAGGGAGCAAAGTGGGCTACCACGCCGGCGGCAGCAACCACCGGGAACCAGGTTGTCTTTACGATGGTGGGTTTCCCTCAGGACGTTGAAGAAGTCTACTATGGCAAAGATGGGGTCCTGGCGGTGGCCCAGTCCGGTCAGTACCTGGTTGACATGACCACCAGCCGACCGTCACTTGCCCAGCGGATTGCGAACGATGGTGGAAAGAAGGGGGCCCGCGTTATTGATGCACCGGTTTCCGGTGGCGATGTTGGCGCTAAAAACGGGACCCTGACGGTAATGCTGGGTGGTCAACGTACGGACGTTGATGCGATTGCGCCCGTTCTCGACCAGTTCAGTGCGTCGCGGCACTACTTTGGCCCGGCAGGGAGTGGACAGCACGCCAAGGCCGCTAACCAGATCATGATTGCCGGGACGATGACGGGGATGACCGAGATGCTGGTATACGCAAAGCAGGCTGGTCTGGACTCAAATGAAGTTATTAAGACTGTTGGCGGCGGGGCCGCAGCAAACTGGAGCTTGAGCAACTATGGACCCCGGGTTTTGGAGGGTGATTACACCCCGGGATTCTTTGCTAAACACTTCCTTAAGGACCTGCGGATTGCGCTGGAAGAGGCCGATAAAATGAACCTGGAGCTGCCGGCAACCAAAGAGGCCAAGCGCCTGTATGAAAAATTAGTAGATAAGGATAGATTGGGTAGTGATGGCACCCAGGCGTTAATTAAGCTGTGGTGGAAATAATACCGTTTTACGGGCCTATCGTTTCCTGATACAATAGGTCGAGTAAGGAGAAAGAAAATGGCTAGTAATTCTGATTCTATCTATTATGTGTTGACAAAACTGAAACACCATCCAGAGCTGATCAAGCTTTGTGAACCACGGTATACTAACACGGTCTTTATCCTCTTTTCGGATAAACTCAAGATTGCGGACAGCGGCTTTTACTTCCCCAATATGCGCTTGATGGTTAACCGTCTGGCTAACGAGTTCGTGGCCAAGAACGGTGACCTATTAGATTATTACTTCCAAAAAATTGGCGGGAATGCGAAGTCTTACCATGACGCCTGGATTACAACGTCACACCTGCCGAAAAAGCATGTCTATTTGCTGGAACTCTCGTTTGAGTAACATCGGTTAGTTCTTTTTAGAAAAATGTTGACAAGATCGTATTGGATAACGTATAATTCCATTTGTACGTTATTGCCCGCTGGTCAAATTGGTTAAGACGTCGCCCTCTCAAGGCGGAGTTACGGGTTCGATCCCCGTGCGGGTGATTTTCAATAGTTTCATTTAATCGTAAACAGTGCTAAATAGTTGATATAAAGGCATTTCAAAACTTAGTTGAAACTGCTTATAATATATTTTTATAGGAAATTGAGCTAAAATTGAGCTAAAATTTCTCGTCGACGCGTTGGCCACCACAACAAAATGTGATGGTTTTTTTATTTTAAATTTTGCTATAATAAAAAAGTGCACTGGCTACCACCAATGCACAAGTTCAATATGAAAGGACTGACCCTTTTGGGCGACGTTCTTTGTCGCGCTTGGCTGGTGGTGTATTGCAGTACACCAGAACAAGAGCGCTACCGTTAAGCTATCAGCCTAATTGTTGAATATAATATATTTTACGATTGACTATATTATAGCATGGTTTAGCGACTTGGACGACCGTCTAGCTTCGGCTGGGCGGTTTTTCTGTATCGTCAATATATACATGCAAGTTAGGAATAATATCTTCGGGGACCTTGAAGCGGTCACACGAAGGTTCAATGCAATCAGTAAATCCATAGGCAACATTACATATTGAATAGCGTAAATTATTCTCACATATAGAGGGAGGCACACCAGACAATTCTCAATATCATTGATATGTTGTAGCGTTTCTTTTCAATCCAAACGAAAAGGCAACCCATCATGAGTTGCCTTCTACATTCTGAAATTTTACTTTTCGACTACTTATCTTCAAATTTACCGGTCATTGGGTTCATTTGTTGAACAGTGTTGGTTTGCGGATTGAACTTGTAGATACCTTCCAAGTGGGATACGTTCGGGTCACCGTTGTTGTCACGAACATCGATTTGGTAGCCTTCCTTGGCATTTGGTTGGGTAATTGTATATGTCTGACCCGCTTGTTGCTTGATGCCGCTGACCTGCGTGAACTGGTTAGCAACTTGTTCGGCTTGACGAGGGGTGACATTTTGTTGCGGAGTTACGTTGTGCTGAGCAGTGTAGCTAGCACTAGTCTGGTTAGTTGTAACCTGACTAGCAGGTTGACTAGCTGCTTGCTTGGTTTCAGTGTTGGCCTTAACACTCGTTGCGTGACCTGCCTTCTTGGCACTTGGCGCTTGCGTAACCTTAGCTGTTTGTGGATGATTCGTCTTGGTTGCGGGTGTCGTGCTTTCTGCACAACCAGCTAAACCAACTGTCATTAATGCTACCAGGGCACCACCCAAGATTTTCTTTGTCATTTTTGTCGTCATTGCTACAACCCCCTACTCTCTTTTGATTTGAATAATGTTAGGTAATAATTTCTTTACACCTTTATTGTAATACTTTTGAAACAACAATGTAATAGTTTCGTTATTTTAAATTATTTTTCTTACAATTTTGCTTAAAGAGCGTAGACTACATAATCGTTATGTACCTAACGATTATGTACCGAACAATCAGAATGAGGGAGGCATAGCAAATGACAACGAGCGACGATCAGTTCTTTCAGCAGTTGTTTTATTTCATCTGGGAAGTCCATCAGTTGGCAATGAAACAGCCTGATAACCCGGCTAGTTTCCGTGGTCAGGGCCAGATTATTCACCTTCTTGCCCACCACGGCGGCTTATCACAACGCGAGATTGCAAACCTTGCCAAAGTAAAGCCGGGCTCCGTCAGTGAGGTCCTTGAACGGCTGGCCAAGAACAAGATGATTACCCGCTGGCGGGACCGGAATGACCGGCGGATCGTCCGGGTCAAGTTGACGGATAAGGGAGAACAACTTTACCACGAGCTCGCCGAGAAGCGCCGGCAGTTTGAAAGAGAAATGTTACAAAATGTAACAAAAAAAGAAAAGCAGACCTTTTTAACGGTGATTACTAAGATGCAGGAACAATTAAATTGCAACTATGGTGACCTGTTACCAAAGGGAAGAAAGGGGTGTGGCACGGATGATTAAAATTGCGCGCAAAAACTTAACCGCTTGGGCGACGACACTAGCGGTCCTTTTCATGCTCATTCAGGTCGCCTGTGACCTTTACCTACCAACGATTACTTCTGACCTAGTGGATAAGGGGATTGTGCTCAAAGACCTGTCAACCATCTGGCATGATGGTGCCTACATGCTGGTCGTGGCCGCAATCGGCCTGCTCGCAGCGGCGGGGAATGTTTACTTCGCTTCGACCCAGGCGATGCAGGTTGGTGAAAAGCTCCGTAGGCAGGTTTACCATCGGGTCCTCCGTTTTTCGAGTAAGGAGATCAACGACTTTGGTGATTCTTCCTTGATTACCCGGTCAACTAACGACATTGTCCAGATTCAAAACGTGATGGTTCAGGTCCTCCGAATGATGCTGCAGTCGCCAATCATGCTAGTGGCGGCCTGTGTTTTGGCCTGTATCCGTGAACCACGCTTGACCCGGGTCTTTTTGATCAGCCTGCCGATCTTAGCAGTGGTGGTAATGATCGTAATGTATTTTGCTGTCCCACTGTTTAAGAGCATTCAGAAGAAGACTGACCGAATTAACCTTATTTTTCGTGAAGGTCTGACTGGTGTTCGGGTTATCCGGGCCTTTCGTGAAGAAGACCGCGAACAGGAGCGGTTCAAGCGGGCCAACCGGGACTACACCCAAACCGGTATTAAGGCCTTCACCTTGGTTTCCTTTCTTTTACCTGTCATGACATTAATCTTGAGCCTGACGAATGTCGGCATTATCCTGCTTGGCAGTCAGCTGATTGCCAACATGACGATGCAGGTGGGGAACCTGATTGCCTTCATGACCTACGCAACCCAAATTATGATCAGCTTTATGATGCTGTCGATGGTCTTCGTCTTCGTTCCCCGGGCCTCGGCGTCCGCTGCCCGGGTCAACGCTGTCTTGGAGAAGTCCATCTCGGTTGCTGACGTGTCGCAGGATGACCAGGTCAAGATTGATCCCTACGCCCCAGCATCTTTAGATTTCAATAAGGTTAACTTCCACTACCAGGGGGCTGAAAAGTTGGCCCTTCACAATCTCAACTTCAAGGTCCACGCCGGTCAAACTTTGGCAATCATCGGGGGAACTGGATCCTGTAAATCAACCCTGGTAAATCTTATCCCGCGACTGTTTGACGTCGAGAGTGGTCAGATCACCATTAACGGTCAGCCAATCAAGAAACTCAGTCAGCATGATCTCCACAAGTTAATCTCAATTACCCAGCAGAAGGCGGTCCTGTTCACGGGAACGATTCGGTCGAACTTGCAATTTGGAAATGAGGACGCCACTGATGACGAGATGTGGCACGCCCTAGAAATTGCCCAAGCGGCCGACTTCGTCAAGGAAGCGGGCGGGCTGGACGCTCCAGTTGAACAAAACGGGACCAACTTTTCCGGGGGTCAACGGCAGCGGCTGGCGATTGCCCGGACAATCATCAAGCCGGCATCCGTCTATATCTTTGATGACTCCTTCTCCGCGTTGGACTTTAAGACCGATGCTGAACTCCGGCTGGCCCTGCGGAAGGATCCCCAGATTCAACAGGCGGTTACGGTAATTGTTGCCCAGCGGGTTTCCACAGTGGCCGATGCGGATCTGATCATCGTCCTCGATGAAGGAGAGGTCGTTGGCCAGGGTACCCATGCTCAACTAAAAGCCGAAAACAAGACCTACCAGCAGATTGTTGACTCACAAATTCAGAAGGGGGATGAAGAACGTGCATCGCGGACCAAGAAAGATTGATAAACCCAAACACTTCTGGCCAACAACAGAACGGTTGGTTGCCTATCTGCAGCCATGGGAGTACGGGGTAATCATTGCCATCCTCCTGGCAATTGCCTCGGTGATCTTCTCCATTATTTCCCCGAAGATTTTAGGGGAGGCAACCACGATTATCTACGATGGGGTCATGAAAGGGTACCGAGAGATCCATGCCGGTCACCACTTGACCAGTTTGCCGATTGACTTTCACCGCATCTTTGAGATTGGTGTGACCGTGGCTTTCCTGTATGTTCTCTCCGGACTCTTCTCCTTTATTCAACAGATTATCATGACCCGGATCTCGCAGAAGGTGGTCTATAACCTTCGCCAGGACCTGAAGGAGAAGATGAGCCGTGTTCCGGTTAAATTTTACGATACCCACAGCAACGGGGACATCATGAGCCGAATGGTTAATGATATGGATAATATTGCCGGGACCCTCCAGCAAAGTCTGATTCAAATAATCACAAGTTCAATCACCTTTATCGGGGTTCTCGTTTTGATGCTTACTATTAGTTGGAAGCTGACCCTGGTGGCTTTCGTGATGATTCCCCTGAGCCTGATGGTCGTGACCTTTGTTGCCCCAACCGCCCAGCGGCTGTTCAGTCGGCAGCAGGCGGCCCTGGGGAAAATCAACGGTCAAGTCGAAGAAACCTACGCCGGGCACACCATCGTTAGGACCTTCAACAAGGAATCGGATGAAGAAAAGCAGTTTGCTAAGAAGAACCACGAGTACTACCAGGCCGCCTGGAAGGCCCAGTTCTTTTCTGTCCTGATCTTCCCCATGATGAACTTTATCCGGAACCTTGGTTACCTCCTGGTAGCGGTAGCGGGGGCCTTTGCCGTCATTAACGGACGGATTACCTTGGGGAACGTCCAGGCGTTCCTGCAATACACCAACCAGTTCTCCCAACCGATTACCCAGGTGGCTAACCTCAGTAGCACTATCCAACAGACGGTCGCCTCGGCGGAGCGGATCTTTGAGATCCTGGACGCTCCCGAGATGGACGAAAACCTAGTTCCAGACCAGTCCCGAACGGAGCAGCCGGTACCAAAAGTCGAGTTTAAAGACGTCCGCTTTAGTTATGGGGACGAACCGCTGATTGAGAACTTTAACCTCAAAGCACCCCGGAACCATATGGTCGCCATCGTTGGGCCAACGGGGGCTGGAAAGACGACCATAATCAACCTCCTAGAACGTTTTTACGAAATTAAGGGCGGCCATATCTACCTCGATGGCCATGACACGCGTTCAATGACCCGGGACGACTTACGGAGTCACATTGGGATGGTCCTCCAGGATACCTGGCTCTTCACGGGAACCATCTATGACAACATCAAGTATGGTCGTGAAGACGCCACCGCAGAGGAGGTCCACCAGGCGGCCAGAATGGCCCACGCAGACAGCTTCATCCGGGAGCATCCGGGAGCTGCCTGATGGCTACCAAACGGTTCTGAACGAGTCAGCGTCGAATATCTCCCAGGGACAGCGACAGTTGCTGACAATTGCCCGGGCCTTCCTCGCCAACCCGGAGATTCTGATCCTGGATGAGGCCACCAGTTCGGTAGATACCAGGGCAGAGGCCCTTATCCAGTCAGCAATGAATGACCTGCAGAAGAACCGGACGAGCTTTGTGGTTGCTCACCGGCTCTCAACCATCCGGAATGCCGAGCAGATCATCGTGGTTAACCACGGACACATCATTGAGACTGGGAATCATGACCAGCTGATGGCCAAGAACGGCTTCTATGCCGACCTGTACAACAGTCAATTTTTAGGTAATAACATCTAAATAACTAGAAAACTGCTGTGGTAGAATAGGGGTCTACGACAGCAGTTTTATTTTAAAGAAGGTAAATCATGAAATCCTATCAGCAAACGACTCAACAGTTAGACCAGCTGGTCCATGACGGCATTGTTCCCGGGATCAGTTA contains these protein-coding regions:
- a CDS encoding matrixin family metalloprotease → MNTIKRPHFLLVLLYLILFTWMISVYQSSPAFQTALNIGTQQTEVFIQNGINRLMGKKPIAVTKPIDQEKESDTLVNGARWTQPSATVYVDLSNPVLRSATESAISQWNQTGAFTFHQTNNKNEADIVVTAISEQSDGAAGLTDTKMDATTGYILHADVNLNAGYLLNPTYGYSQQRIINTAEHELGHAIGLQHSDAASVMQPAGSFYSIQPRDVQAVKKLYSDRPQPQNSAPNNNETTKNFQ
- a CDS encoding NAD(P)-dependent oxidoreductase, whose amino-acid sequence is MKIGFIGTGVMGTGIINNLLKHGNDVTVYNRTKAHAQAVLDQGAKWATTPAAATTGNQVVFTMVGFPQDVEEVYYGKDGVLAVAQSGQYLVDMTTSRPSLAQRIANDGGKKGARVIDAPVSGGDVGAKNGTLTVMLGGQRTDVDAIAPVLDQFSASRHYFGPAGSGQHAKAANQIMIAGTMTGMTEMLVYAKQAGLDSNEVIKTVGGGAAANWSLSNYGPRVLEGDYTPGFFAKHFLKDLRIALEEADKMNLELPATKEAKRLYEKLVDKDRLGSDGTQALIKLWWK
- a CDS encoding MarR family winged helix-turn-helix transcriptional regulator; translated protein: MTTSDDQFFQQLFYFIWEVHQLAMKQPDNPASFRGQGQIIHLLAHHGGLSQREIANLAKVKPGSVSEVLERLAKNKMITRWRDRNDRRIVRVKLTDKGEQLYHELAEKRRQFEREMLQNVTKKEKQTFLTVITKMQEQLNCNYGDLLPKGRKGCGTDD
- a CDS encoding DMT family transporter: MRNKKVLGIAMVITACTFWGISGLFAKGIFNASSSVTSLWLTQSRMTAAGIILILFSQLHGDHPFQIFKHPHDAWVIFSYGIFGLLPVQFCYFMVVQYGNASIATILQFVGPFFIIAYQALFRHIPPRRIEVICAVIAFLGVLTIATHGHFNQLAVTPMILFWGLLSAVGVATNTLIPQNMLRTNRVPSLVITGWGLLFAGIVLLAIHPAQPHIPDMPVIWICWLGVLIIGTLIPFQLANNALKYIDATTFSLMDAFEPLSATIGSVLIFNLHMTGADIIGSVLVIVAVLALNIRIPLWHGNK
- a CDS encoding ABC transporter ATP-binding protein, coding for MIKIARKNLTAWATTLAVLFMLIQVACDLYLPTITSDLVDKGIVLKDLSTIWHDGAYMLVVAAIGLLAAAGNVYFASTQAMQVGEKLRRQVYHRVLRFSSKEINDFGDSSLITRSTNDIVQIQNVMVQVLRMMLQSPIMLVAACVLACIREPRLTRVFLISLPILAVVVMIVMYFAVPLFKSIQKKTDRINLIFREGLTGVRVIRAFREEDREQERFKRANRDYTQTGIKAFTLVSFLLPVMTLILSLTNVGIILLGSQLIANMTMQVGNLIAFMTYATQIMISFMMLSMVFVFVPRASASAARVNAVLEKSISVADVSQDDQVKIDPYAPASLDFNKVNFHYQGAEKLALHNLNFKVHAGQTLAIIGGTGSCKSTLVNLIPRLFDVESGQITINGQPIKKLSQHDLHKLISITQQKAVLFTGTIRSNLQFGNEDATDDEMWHALEIAQAADFVKEAGGLDAPVEQNGTNFSGGQRQRLAIARTIIKPASVYIFDDSFSALDFKTDAELRLALRKDPQIQQAVTVIVAQRVSTVADADLIIVLDEGEVVGQGTHAQLKAENKTYQQIVDSQIQKGDEERASRTKKD